A window from Pongo abelii isolate AG06213 chromosome 6, NHGRI_mPonAbe1-v2.0_pri, whole genome shotgun sequence encodes these proteins:
- the LOC100458070 gene encoding hyaluronidase-4, which produces MKVLSEGQLRICVVQPVHLTSWLLIFFILKSISCLKPARLPIYQRKPFIAAWNAPTDQCLIKYNLRLNLKIFPVIGSPLAKARGQNVTIFYVNRLGYYPWYTSQGVPINGGLPQNISLQAHLEKADQDINYYIPAEDFSGLAVIDWEYWRPQWARNWNAKDVYRQKSRKLISDMGKNVSATDIEYLAKVTFEESAKAFMKETIKLGIKSRPKGLWGYYLYPDCHNYNVYAPNYTGSCPEDEVLRNNELSWLWNSSAALYPSIGVWKSLGDSENILRFSKFRVHESMRISTMTSHDYALPVFVYTRLGYRDEPLFFLSKQDLVSTIGESAALGAAGIVIWGDMNLTSSKANCTKVKQFVSSDLGSYIANVTRAAEVCSLHLCRNNGRCIRKMWNAPSYLHLNPTSYHIEAAEDGEFTVKGKASDTDLAVMADTFSCHCYQGYEGADCRETKTADGCSGVSPSPGSLMTLCLLLLASYHSIQL; this is translated from the exons ATGAAAGTATTATCTGAAGGACAGTTAAGGATTTGTGTTGTTCAACCAGTACATCTCACTTCATGGctccttatattttttattctaaagtCTATCTCTTGTCTAAAACCTGCTCGACTTCCAATTTATCAAAGGAAACCTTTTATAGCTGCTTGGAATGCTCCAACAGATCAGTgtttgataaaatataatttaagactaaatttgaaaatatttcctgtgaTTGGAAGCCCACTGGCCAAGGCCAGGGGGCAAAATGTCACTATATTTTATGTCAACAGATTGGGATACTATCCATGGTATACATCACAAGGGGTCCCCATTAATGGGGGTCTCCCACAGAACATAAGTTTACAAGCACATTTGGAAAAAGCTGACCAAGATATTAATTATTACATCCCTGCTGAAGATTTCAGTGGACTTGCTGTTATAGATTGGGAATATTGGCGACCACAGTGGGCCCGGAACTGGAACGCAAAAGATGTTTACAGGCAGAAGTCAAGAAAGCTTATTTCCGATATGGGAAAGAATGTATCAGCTACCGATATTGAATATTTAGCTAAAGTGACCTTTGAAGAAAGTGCAAAAGCTTTCATGAAGGAAACCATCAAATTGGGAATTAAGAGCCGACCCAAAGGCCTTTGGGGTTATTATTTATATCCTGATTGCCACAATTATAACGTTTATGCCCCAAACTACACTGGGTCATGCCCAGAAGACGAAGTCTTGAGGAACAATGAGCTGTCTTGGCTCTGGAACAGCAGTGCTGCTTTATATCCTTCTATTGGTGTCTGGAAATCCCTTGGAGACAGTGAAAACATTTTGCGCTTCTCCAAATTTCGGGTGCATGAATCCATGAGGATCTCCACCATGACATCTCATGATTATGCTCTGCCTGTATTTGTCTACACAAGGCTAGGGTACAGAGATGaacctttatttttcctttctaag CAAGATCTAGTCAGCACCATAGGAGAAAGTGCTGCCTTGGGAGCTGCAGGCATTGTTATTTGGGGAGACATGAATTTAACTTCATCCAAG GCCAACTGTACAAAGGTGAAGCAGTTTGTGAGTTCTGATTTAGGGAGCTACATAGCCAATGTGACCAGAGCTGCTGAGGTATGCAGCCTTCACCTCTGCAGGAACAATGGGAGGTGTATAAGGAAGATGTGGAATGCACCCAGTTACCTTCACTTGAACCCCACAAGTTATCACATAGAGGCCGCTGAGGATGGGGAGTTTACTGTGAAAGGAAAAGCATCTGATACAGACCTGGCAGTGATGGCAGATACATTTTCCTGTCATTGTTATCAGGGATATGAAGGAGCTGATTGCAGAGAAACAAAGACGGCTGATGGCTGCTCTGGGGTTTCCCCTTCTCCTGGTTCACTAATGACACTTTGTCTATTGCTTTTAGCAAGTTATCACAGCATTCAGTTGTGA